CGTGTGGGTTGCGGGTGGTGCGGGACGACGGTGGGCCGATCCGGTTCCGGCACGCGCTGGTGCGGGGCGCGCTCGGTGTGGTGGAGATTCTGCTGACGATCGGGGTGGTGGCCTGTATCGCCTCGCTCGTGTCGGCGCGGGGGCGACGGCTCGGGGATGTCTTCGCCGGGACGCTGGTGGTGCGGGAGCGGGTGCCCGTGGCGCGGTCCGGTTTCGTACCGCCGCCTCCGCCTTGGCTGGCGGGCCGATTCCAGGCGCTTGATCTTTCGTCGGTGCCGGACGGCTTGTGGCTGGCGGTCCGCCAGTACCTGGGGCGCATGAACCAGCTGGACCCGCAGGTCGGCTGGGCGATGGCGGAGCGGCTGGCCGGAGATCTCGCCGCGCGTACGGGGACGCCGGTACCGCAAGGGGTGCCGGCGGCCGCGTATCTGGCGGGGGTTGTGCAGGAGCGGCAGGTCCGGGAGGCACGGCGGGCCTTCGGAAACGGTCCGGTGGCGGGATGGCCCGCGGGTCAGGGTAGGGCCGGAGGTGCGGGCGGTGCGCCGGGGGCCTACGGACCGCCCACGCCGTATGGACCGCCCGCTCCATACGGACCGCCCGCTTCATACGGGCCGTCCACGCCGTACGCGCCGACACCGCCGGTGCCTTACGCGCCGCCGGTGTCGTACGCGCCTCCGTACGGGCCACCTGTGGCGTACGGGCCTGCTGCTGGGCAGCCGTCTGCCGCGGCTCCTGGGGTTCCGTCGGCGGATGAGGGACGGCCCGGGGGGCCGCCTGTGGAGAAGTCGCCTGACGAACCGTCGCAGGGCTCGGCCACTGGGTTCGCGCCGCCGGCTTAGCGCCGGCCGGGGTGGCTTCAGTCGAAGGTCGACGGGGGTGTTTCGAGATCTTCCAGCTCGATGCCGGGGGCTGCGAGGACTACGTCCCCGGCGATGTGCACCGCGTGCTGTTCCCCGGTGTCCAGGGCTGTGACCTGGTATTCGTCCACGGTCAGGGGGCCGTTGTCAGTGGTGTGTGTTTCTCTTCTCAGCAAGGCCCAGGACTGGTCCACGGTGCGCGGAGCGAGGACCGGATCGGTGAAGGCCACGAGGCGTACTCGGGTTGCCGAGGAAGAGGGAGACGAGGAAGGGGTGAGGCGCAGGAGCCGGCTGGTGGCGATGAGGAATGCGGGGGACGTGCCGGTGAAGGCGTGGGCGGGGACATTGCCTTCCGTGGCCTGAGTGCCGGTGGGGTCGGTGCGTACCCAGGTGACGCCGTCGAGGGCCGCGCCGCGTACCTGCCAGCTGCTCGCGTGGAGTTCGAGGCGGAGGGGGCGGCCGAGGTCGTCGAGGGTGAGGTCGACGGAGCCGGTGTGTTCGCCGGTGGGGGTGGTCAGTTGAGAGACGTAGCGCCAGCCGGAGGGGCCGGGGGCGCACTGGAAGTGCTCGTGGGCGAGGGGGGTGTGATCGTGCGGATCGTGGAGCGAATATCGGCCGCGGGGCATGGGGGTCCTGAGGTGTGACGGGCGGGTCAGGTCCGTCTCGACGGGTCGGCCAGGCAGGTTGACGGCCGGTCCGGCCGTGGGCCGAAGGGGCAGGCCCCCGGCACGGGGGTGCGGGGGCCTGCCTCGGAGGACCTACCTGGTGCTGAGAAGCGCGTCAGTGCACGGACGCGCTTTCAGCGGGTGGAGCTGCGGACTCAGTAGCGGTAGTGGTCCGACTTGTAGGGGCCTTCGACCTCGACACCGATGTACGAGGCCTGCTCGGGACGGAGGGTGGTCAGCTTGACGCCGAGTGCGTCCAGGTGGAGGCGGGCGACCTTCTCGTCGAGGTGCTTGGGCAGCACGTAGACGTCGGTCGGGTACTCCTCGGGCTTGGTGAACAGCTCGATCTGGGCCAGCGTCTGGTCGGCGAAGGAGTTGGACATCACGAACGACGGGTGGCCGGTGGCGTTGCCCAGGTTCAGCAGGCGGCCCTCGGACAGCACGATGAGAACCTTGCCGTCGGGGAACTTCCAGGTGTGGACCTGCGGCTTGACCTCGTCCTTGACGATGCCGTCGATCTTCGCCAGGCCGGCCATGTCGATCTCGTTGTCGAAGTGGCCGATGTTCCCCACGATCGCCTGGTGCTTCATCCTGGCCATGTCGGCGGCCATGATGATGTCCTTGTTGCCGGTCGTGGTGACGAAGATGTCGGCCGTCTCGACGACCTCGTCGAGCGTGGTCACCTGGTAGCCGTCCATCGCCGCCTGGAGCGCGCAGATCGGGTCGATCTCCGTGACGATCACCCGGGCGCCCTGGCCGCGCAGCGACTCCGCACAGCCCTTGCCCACATCGCCGTAACCGAAGACGACCGCGGTCTTGCCGCCGATCAGGACATCGGTGGCACGGTTGATGCCGTCGATCAGGGAATGCCGGCAGCCGTACTTGTTGTCGAACTTCGACTTGGTGACCGCGTCGTTGACGTTGATCGCCGGGAACAGCAGGCTCCCGTCACGGTGCATCTCGTACAGCCGGTGCACACCCGTCGTGGTCTCCTCGGTCACGCCGCGGATCTCCGAGGCCAGCTGCGTCCACTTCTGCGAGCCGTCACTGATGGTGCGGTGCAGGAGCTCGAGGACGACCCGGTGCTCGTCGTTGTCCGCCGTGTCGACGGCCGGGACCTTGCCGTCCTTCTCGTACTCGACGCCCTTGTGGACCAGGAGGGTGGCGTCACCGCCGTCGTCCAGGATCATGTTCGGGCCGCCGGTAGGGCTGTTCGGCCAGGTCAGGGCCTGCTCCGTGCACCACCAGTACTCCTCCAGCGTCTCGCCCTTCCAGGCGAAGACCGGGACACCCTGCGGGTTCTCGGGCGTGCCGTTCGGGCCCACCGCGATCGCGGCGGCCGCGTGGTCCTGGGTGGAGAAGATGTTGCAGGACACCCAGCGGACCTCGGCGCCCAGGGCGACCAGGGTCTCGATCAGGACGGCGGTCTGCACGGTCATGTGCAGCGAGCCCATGATCCGGGCGCCGGCCAGCGGCTGGGTGGCGGCGAATTCCTTGCGGATCGACATCAGGCCGGGCATCTCGTGCTCGGCCAGGGTGATCTCCTTGCGGCCGAACGCGGCCAGGGAGAGATCGGCGACCTTGAAGTCCTGTCGGTTGTCGACAGTCGTCATGGTGAGCTGCTCCTCGCGGTTTGGGTCGAGAGAGTGGGTACGGCTGGTCTGCGCGGCGGCGGACACAGGGGTGCCCGAAGAAGGGCACGGGCATGCCCGCGTACGCGCAGCGCAGTCCGTCGGAGGCCCTCTCTCCCTCGGACGGTCCGCACAAGGACCGCCCGACCGCCATCAGCAGCGACGTCTGGCTCCGTTCCAAGCTACACCGGAGTGGCGGGGCGGCCCCAGTCCACCTCCGATCAGATCGCGCCGATCACGGTCGGTGAGGAGGCTGAGGGAGATGAGGGGAATGAGGGGTGGAACGGCGACAGGGCCCGCCTGGTGTGTGCGGGCCCTGTCGGGGGTGGTGCGGGTCAGTGCTCGGTCGGGTGCTGGGCGGGGCCGCCCGGGGCCGCCTCGGGGTCGGAGCCCTTGGCGGCCTCGTCCTCGCTGTAGATGTCGGGCTCGAGGTAGATGACGCGGGCGATGGGGACCGCGGTGCGGATGCGGGCCTCGGCGGCGTTGATGGCGGTGGCGACCTGGGTGGCCGTGTCGTCGTGCTGGACGGCGATCTTGGCGGCGACCAGGAGTTCCTCGGGGCCGAGGTGGAGGGTGCGCATGTGGATGACGCGGGTGACGGTGTCGCCGTCGACGACCGCCGCCTCGATCTTGCGGACGTCTTCGACGGTCGCGGCCTCGCCGAGCAGGAGGGACTTGGTCTCGGCGGCCAGGACGAGGGCGATGAGGACGAGCAGGATGCCGATGCAGAGCGTGCCGATGCCGTCCCAGACGCCGTCGTCGGTGAGCAGTGCCAGGCCGACGCCGCCGAGCGCGAGGATCAGGCCGACGAGGGCGCCGAGGTCCTCCAGGAGGACGACCGGGAGCTCGGGGGCCTTGGCGCGGCGGACGAACTCCGTCCAGGAGTGTTCGCCCCGCAGGGGGTTGGACTCCTTGATGGCCGTGCGGAAGGAGAAGCCCTCGGCGATGATCGCGAAGACGAGGACTCCGACGGGCCAGTACCAGTGCTCGATCTGGTGCGGGTGCTTGATCTTCTCGTAGCCCTCGTAGATGGCGAACATGCCGCCGACCGAGAAGAGGACGATGGAGACGAGGAAGGCGTAGATGTAGCGCTCGCGCCCGTAGCCGAAGGGGTGCTGCGGGGTCGCGTCGCGCTGGGCCTTCTTGCCGCCTACGAGGAGCAGGGCCTGGTTGCCTGAGTCGGCGAGCGAGTGCACGCCTTCGGCGAGCATCGACGACGAGCCGCTGAACGCGAACGCCACGAACTTCGATGCCGCGATCGCTAGGTTGGCCCCGAGTGCCGCCACGATCGCCTTGGTGCCGCCTGACGCGCTCATGTTTTCGCGTTGTCCCTTCGCCTACGTGCGTACGCCGTGCAGGGCGGGGCCGTCGTCGGCTTTGCCCGTCCTTTGCCGGGGGGCCATTCTTGCAGCCCTGTTGGGCAGCGGTGCGTCAGGTCGTCACGACAGGAGTCATACGACGACCGTGGCCCGGAAGACCGTACCCGCCCCGGTCACTTCGGCCTTGTGCCCCGCGGGGACGAAGACAGACGCGCCGGGCGTCAGCGCGTGCTCGCCCGCTCGGACGGTGCCCTCGGTGCAGAGCAGGATCTGCGGGGTGGGGAGGGTGAGGTCGTGGGCGGTGGCGCCCGGCGAGAGGACGTAGCGCGACAGGCGGAACTCGTCGATGGGGGTGTCGTAGACCTCTTCGCCGTCCGGGGCGGCTTCGGGGCGCAGGACGCCGGGGTCCGCGGGCTCGAAGCGGACGATGCGCAGGAGTTCGGGGACGTCGACGTGTTTGGGGGTGAGGCCGCAGCGCAGGACGTTGTCGGAGTTGGCCATGATCTCGACGCCGAGGCCGTCGAGGTAGGCGTGCGGGATGCCGGCGCCCAGGAACAGGGCCTCGCCGGGTTGGAGTCTGACGTGGTTCAGCAGCATCGCGGCGATGACGCCGGGGTCGCCGGGGTAGTGGTGGGCGATGCCGGCGTAGGGGGCGTAGTCGCCACCGAGGCGGTCGCAGGCGGCCGCTGCCTGGGCGACGGTGTGGGCCATCTCCTCGCGGTCGGCGGTGAGGATCGCGGTGAGGACCTCGCGCAGGGCGGCTTCCTCCGGCTGGGCGTGCAGGAGGTCGACGTACGGCTTGAGGGAGTCGACGCCGAGGCCGTCCAGGAGGTCGGCTGCGTGCGAGGGGGCGCGGAAGCCGCACAGGCCGTCGAACTCGGTGAGGGCGCAGATGAGTTCGGGCTTGTGGTTGGCGTCCTTGTAGTTGCGGTGCGGTGCGTCGACGGGGATGCCGCGGCGCTCCTCGTCCTCGTATCCCTCTTTGGCCTGTTCCAGGTCGGGGTGGACCTGGAGGGAGAGGGGGGCGCCCGCGGCGAGGATCTTGAGGAGGAAGGGGAGGCGGGGGCCGAACTTGGTGACCGTCGCCGCGCCGAGTTCCTGTTGCGGGTCGGACTCGATGATCTCGACGAGGGTGCCTCGGTCGGTGCGTGAGGGTGCGCCCGGGTGGGCGCCCATCCACATCTCGGCCTGCGGTTCGCCGGTCGGCTCGGTGCCGAGCAGGTGCGGGATCGCGGTGGGGGAACCCCAGGCGTAGGGGCGGATGGTGTTGTCGAGGCGGTCCATGCGGTTCTCTCTGCCTGCCGGTCTGCCGGTGCCGGTCTGTCGGTCTGTCGGTCTGCTGCCGTCTGTCGCGCGTCGTCGGCCGTCTGTCGCCTGTCGTCGGCCGGCTGGTGTTTCTCGGGTGATGGTCGGGGGCGGTGGGTCAGGCTCCCGAGGCGAGTGCCAGGTAGACGGCGGCGAAATCCGTGGTGGCGATCAGTTCGGCGAGCGTGACGAGTGCGTCGCCTTCTTCGGGCTCGAGTTCGCTGATCGGCGTGTCGTGGCTGAGGACCAGTTCGCGGGCGGTCGGGGCGGCGGTGAGGCCGCCGATCGGACGGTCGCGCAGCAGCACCACGCGCGCGTGCAGCGCGGGCGCTTCCTCGACGCGGTCGCGGAAGAAGTCCTCCGGGTCGGCGCTGGCGGCGAGGGGGCCGGCGAGGAGCGCGTTGTGTTCGGCGAGGGCCTCGGGGAGTTCGGCCACCAGTGCGGGACGGCCCGCGAGTTCGGCGAGGGCGGCGGCGAAGCGGCGGCCCGCCGGGCCGGCCGAGGTGCCTTCGGTCCAGACCACCGGGAGGGCGTCGGCGAGTTCGGCGGCCAGGGTCTTCGCCGGGTTGCTGTAGGTCGCGACGGCGGGGCCGCAGCGTTCGGCGACCTGGTCGAGCCGGTCGGCGACCCGTTCGAGCTCCTCGGGCGGGGCGGAGAGCAGGGCGATGCGGTCGAGGAGGGCGAGGAGCGGGGTGAGGAGGGCCCAGAGGACACCGGGGTCGGAGGCCGCGGCCTGGGGCGGCTCGTCCTGTTCGTACGGTGCGGTCGCGAGCGGTACGAAGAGTCCGTGGACGGCGCCGGCCGCTTCGGTGAGCGGGGAGTCGGCGGGGGCCACGGCGGCGACCGTGCAGCCGCGGCGGTAGGCCTGTTCGGCGAGGACGGAGAGGCCGGGCTCGCTGCCGTCGGGGGTGGCGATGAGGAGGAGGTCCACGGAGCCCGCCCAGCCGGGGAGTTCCCAGCGCAGGGCGCCTGCGGCGGGGGCGACGCCGGTGGGTGTCAGGCGGATGACGGGGCAGGCGGCGCCGGCGAGCGTGCCGAGGAGGTCGGCGACGCAGGTGGCGGCGGCGCCGGGGCCCGCGATGAGGATCGCGCGGGGGCGGCCGTCCGGCTGGAGGTCGTGGACGCCGGCCTCGGCCGCGTGCCGGGCGGCGGTGCGGACGCGGGCGCCGGCTTCGGCCGCGCCGCGCAGGAGGGCCCGGTGATCGGCCGCGGCCAGGGCCTCCGGCGTGTCGAGCAGCGAGTCGTCGAGCATGTCGGCAGTCTCCGATCGCCTGGGGCGTCGTCGGTTTGCGGGGCCGGGGGGTGTGGCGGGGCGTCGCCCGGGAGGCGTGGTGCTCGGCGCAGTGCGCAGCCGGGCGCCGGGAGTGCTCGGGCCGGGAACGGCAGCGGGCCGGGGGCGGCGCGGGGTGCGGTCGCGCGGTTACGCGGGGCGGCGGGCCTCGTCGACGAGGAGGACGGGGATGCCGTCGCGGACGGGGTATGCCAGGCCGCAGTCCTGGCCCGTGCAGATCAGCTCCGTGTCCTGCTCCTCGAGGGGGGAGTGGCAGGCGGGGCAGGCGAGGATCTCCAGGAGGCCGGCTTCGAGCGGCATGGGGTGTCCCTTCGGGGTGTGCGGATGTGCCTGGTCAGGGTACCGCTGGTGGGGTTGGGGCGTGGGGGTTGGGCGGTACGGGGCGGGGATGGGAGGGGGCGCGCGTGGGGTGGGCTGGTGGTCGGCGCGTCGGGGTGGGCGTTGAGGGGTTCGTCCCCGCCGCCCATGCCCGTTCGCACCCCCAGGGGCTTCGCCCCTTCGACTCCCTGGAGGCTTCGCCTCTGTTTCCCGTGCCGTGCGCTGCTCCCCTTGAACCCCTACGGGGCCTTCAGGCTCGGATGTACGGGGCCCTTCAGGCTCGGATGATGGCCAGTGCCTCGTCGCGGATCTTGGCCATCGTCGGTTCGTCGCGGGCTTCCGCGTTGAGGCGGAGGAGGGGCTCCGTGTTGGAGGGGCGGACGTTGAACCACCAGTCGGTGGAGGTGACGGTCAGGCCGTCGAGATCGTCCAGGGTGACGTCCTCGCGGTCGCCGTAGGCCGCCTTGATCGCGGCGAGGCGGTCGGCCTGGTCGGCGACCGTGGAGTTGATCTCGCCGGAGCCGGTGTAGCGGTCGTACTCAGCGACCAGGGAGGAGAGCGGGCCGTCCTGGCCGCCGAGGGCCGCGAGGACGTGGAGGGCAGCCAGCATGCCCGTGTCGGCGTTCCAGAAGTCCTTGAAGTAGTAGTGCGCGGAGTGCTCACCGCCGAAGATCGCGCCGGAGCGGGCCATCTCCGCCTTGATGAAGGAGTGGCCGACGCGGGTGCGGACGGTGGTGCCGCCGTTCTCCTTCACGACCTCCGGGACGGACCAGGAGGTGATCAGGTTGTGAATGATCGTGCCTTTGCCGCCGTTGCGGACGAGTTCGCGGGCGGCCACCAGGGCGGTGATCGCGGACGGGGGGACCGGCTCGCCCCGCTCGTCGACGACGAAGCAGCGGTCGGCATCGCCGTCGAAGGCGAGGCCCAGGTCGGCTGACTCCTCGCGGACGCGCTTCTGGAGGTCCACGAGGTTTGCCGGGTCCAGGGGGTTGGCCTCGTGGTTGGGGAAGGTGCCGTCCAGTTCGAAGTACATGGGGACGAGCGTCAGGGGCAGGTCGTCGAAGACCGTGGGGACGGTGTGGCCGCCCATGCCGTTGCCCGCGTCGACCACGACCTTCAGGGGGCGGATGGAGGTCAGGTCGACGAGTGCGCGGAGGTGCGCCGCGTAGTCCTTCAACGTGTCGGCCGTGGTGATGGTTCCCGGGGTCGGGGCCGGGGTGGGGGCGCCCGAGTCCGTCCAGCGTGCCACCAGTTCGCGGATCTCGGTCAGGCCCGTGTCCTGGCCGACCGGGGCGGCGCCCGCGCGGCACAGCTTGATGCCGTTGTACTGGGCCGGATTGTGCGAGGCCGTGAACATGGCGCCGGGCAGGTCGAGTGCGCCCGAGGCGTAGTACAGCTGGTCCGTCGAGCAGAGGCCGATCTCGGTGACGTGTACGCCGAGGGCCGCCGCCCCGCGCGCGAAGGCGCGGGTGAGGGCGGGCGAGGACGGGCGCATGTCGTGGCCGACGACGATCGCCTCGGCGCCGGTCACCCGGGCGAAGGCCGCGCCGAACAGCTCGGCCAGCGACTCGTCCCACTGGTCCGGGACCAGTCCGCGTACGTCGTACGCCTTCACGATCTGTGACAGATCAGCAGCCACGGGCAACCTTCCTGAGGTCTATGGGTCACCACAAACTACCCGGGCCGGTTCACCGCCCGTGGTGGGGCCGCCGAGTGGACCCACAGACGTAACCGTGCCGCCATTCTCCGCCGTCGTCCGAGGTGGGGCCGCTACGGCAGCATCCAGTCCAGCACGGGTGAGCTCTGGCCGACCACGATCAGGCACATCACCAGGAGCAGTCCGAGGCTCCACGGGAGCGCCTTGCGCAGCAGGTCGCCCTCCCGGCCCGCGAGACCGACGGCGGCGCAGGCGATGGTGAGGTTCTGCGGCGAGATCATCTTGCCGAGGACGCCGCCGGAGCTGTTGGCGGCGGCCAGCAGCTCCGGGGACAGACCCGACTCGCGGGCCGCGGTGACCTGGAGGGCGCCGAAGAGCGCGTTGGCGGAGGTGTCCGAGCCGGAGACGGCGACGCCGAACCAGCCCAGCACCGGAGAGAGGAAGGCGAGGCCCACGCCGGCCGCCGCCACGAAGTGGCCGATCGTGGCGGCCTGTCCGGAGAGGTTCATGACGTAGGCGAGGGCCAGGACGGAGGTCACGGTGAGGATCGCGTACCTCAACTCGTGCACCGTCGCGGCCCATTCCCTGAGCGCCACGCGCGCGTGGACGCCGAGTACGGCCGCGGTGCCGATCCCGGCCAGCAGGACGAGGGTGCCGCCCGTCGAGACGACCGGCCAGGTGAAGATGTTGCCGCCGACCGGATCGCCGTCCGGGTTCACGACGTTCAGGAAGGGCCAGTCGTAGGTCCGTGTGGTCTGCGCGAGCCGGTCCTTGACCGCCGGGATCTGGGCCACGGAGAAGATCACGACGATCAGCGCGTAGGGGGTGTAGGCGCGCACGACCTCGGCGCGCGGGTCCCGTTCGTCCAACTCCTCACTGCGGGTGCCCGTCAGCACGGACGCGCGTACCGCTTCGGGGGCGGGCACGCGCGTGTGCGGTACGGCGGCCAGGGCCGCGGCGCCCGCCAAGGCGGCGCCGATGTCGGCGAGTTGCGCGGAGGCGTAGTTGGCGGCGGCGAACTGGGCGACGGCGAAGGCGGTTCCGCAGGCCAGGGCGGGAACCCAGGTATCGCGCAGGCCTCGCCGGCCGTCCACCAGGCCGACCAGGACGAGCGGTACGACGAGGGCGAGCAGCGGCGTCTGACGGCCCACCACCGAGGCCACGGTGTCCAACGGCAGGCCGGTGACCAGGGCCAGGGTCACCACGGGGGTGCCCATGGCGCCGAAGGCGACGGGTGCGGTGTGTTGGCGACGAGAGAGACCACCGCCGCGCGGACGGGGTCGAAGCCCAGGGCGACGAGCATGACCGAGCAGATCGCCACCGGGGCGCCGAAGCCGGCGAGCGCCTCCAGGAGGGCGCCGAAGCAGAAGGCGACGACGAGGGCCTGGATGCGCGGGTCGTCGGAGAGGCGCCCGAAGGAGCGGCGCAGCACGTCGAAGTGCCGGGTGCGTACGGTCATCCGGTACACCCACAGGGCGTTGACGACGATCCACAGGATGGGGAAGAGGCCGAAGGCGGCTCCCTGGCCGGCGCTGGAGAGCGTCTGCCCCACGGGCATGCCGTACGCGAGGCAGGCGACGAGGGTGGCGGCCGGCAGGCCCGTCAGGCCCGCCAGATGGGCCTTGAGGCGGACGGCAGGCCCGTCAGGCCCGCCAGATGGGCCTTGAGGCGGACGCCGCCGAGCAGGATGAGCACGATCACCAGGGGCAGGGCCGCGACGAGGGCGGACAGGCCGAGCGAGTCGGCGACGGGTTGCAGTTCCTGGACGTACACGGGCGTCCCCCGATCCCGATCACGTTTTCGGTCGCGTTTCCGATCACGTTTCCGGTCCCGCGCTTCCGATCACGTCGGCGGTCGCGTGGGCGGTCGCGTGGGCGGTCGCGTGGGCAGTCGCACTTCCGGCCGTCCTGCCGGTCACGCCTTCGGGCGTGCTTCCGCTGTGCGGAAAGCGATTTCTCGATTTCCCGTTCTTCGGCTGAACGGAATGGTCGTGTCCGCGACAACGGCGCGTCAATGGGTGTGCGTCGGTCCGGGCGGACGGGAGGGGAGAACCGGCTCAGTTGTCCGGTGAGCGAAGCACCCGCAGGTGGCCGCGGCGCGCGACCTCCATCGGGTCGATCGCCCGTCCGCCGCCGGCCCCGGCCGCGCGTCCCTGCGGGCGGGCCGCTTC
The sequence above is a segment of the Streptomyces asoensis genome. Coding sequences within it:
- a CDS encoding RDD family protein; the encoded protein is MNELVTGEAVALELRPARLPSRALATLLDLTVALVVYVVVSIGLVAATASLDEAAQIALSIATFLLVLVGGPIAVETLSHGRSLGKMACGLRVVRDDGGPIRFRHALVRGALGVVEILLTIGVVACIASLVSARGRRLGDVFAGTLVVRERVPVARSGFVPPPPPWLAGRFQALDLSSVPDGLWLAVRQYLGRMNQLDPQVGWAMAERLAGDLAARTGTPVPQGVPAAAYLAGVVQERQVREARRAFGNGPVAGWPAGQGRAGGAGGAPGAYGPPTPYGPPAPYGPPASYGPSTPYAPTPPVPYAPPVSYAPPYGPPVAYGPAAGQPSAAAPGVPSADEGRPGGPPVEKSPDEPSQGSATGFAPPA
- the ahcY gene encoding adenosylhomocysteinase; translation: MTTVDNRQDFKVADLSLAAFGRKEITLAEHEMPGLMSIRKEFAATQPLAGARIMGSLHMTVQTAVLIETLVALGAEVRWVSCNIFSTQDHAAAAIAVGPNGTPENPQGVPVFAWKGETLEEYWWCTEQALTWPNSPTGGPNMILDDGGDATLLVHKGVEYEKDGKVPAVDTADNDEHRVVLELLHRTISDGSQKWTQLASEIRGVTEETTTGVHRLYEMHRDGSLLFPAINVNDAVTKSKFDNKYGCRHSLIDGINRATDVLIGGKTAVVFGYGDVGKGCAESLRGQGARVIVTEIDPICALQAAMDGYQVTTLDEVVETADIFVTTTGNKDIIMAADMARMKHQAIVGNIGHFDNEIDMAGLAKIDGIVKDEVKPQVHTWKFPDGKVLIVLSEGRLLNLGNATGHPSFVMSNSFADQTLAQIELFTKPEEYPTDVYVLPKHLDEKVARLHLDALGVKLTTLRPEQASYIGVEVEGPYKSDHYRY
- a CDS encoding cation diffusion facilitator family transporter, which translates into the protein MSASGGTKAIVAALGANLAIAASKFVAFAFSGSSSMLAEGVHSLADSGNQALLLVGGKKAQRDATPQHPFGYGRERYIYAFLVSIVLFSVGGMFAIYEGYEKIKHPHQIEHWYWPVGVLVFAIIAEGFSFRTAIKESNPLRGEHSWTEFVRRAKAPELPVVLLEDLGALVGLILALGGVGLALLTDDGVWDGIGTLCIGILLVLIALVLAAETKSLLLGEAATVEDVRKIEAAVVDGDTVTRVIHMRTLHLGPEELLVAAKIAVQHDDTATQVATAINAAEARIRTAVPIARVIYLEPDIYSEDEAAKGSDPEAAPGGPAQHPTEH
- the manA gene encoding mannose-6-phosphate isomerase, class I, translated to MDRLDNTIRPYAWGSPTAIPHLLGTEPTGEPQAEMWMGAHPGAPSRTDRGTLVEIIESDPQQELGAATVTKFGPRLPFLLKILAAGAPLSLQVHPDLEQAKEGYEDEERRGIPVDAPHRNYKDANHKPELICALTEFDGLCGFRAPSHAADLLDGLGVDSLKPYVDLLHAQPEEAALREVLTAILTADREEMAHTVAQAAAACDRLGGDYAPYAGIAHHYPGDPGVIAAMLLNHVRLQPGEALFLGAGIPHAYLDGLGVEIMANSDNVLRCGLTPKHVDVPELLRIVRFEPADPGVLRPEAAPDGEEVYDTPIDEFRLSRYVLSPGATAHDLTLPTPQILLCTEGTVRAGEHALTPGASVFVPAGHKAEVTGAGTVFRATVVV
- a CDS encoding SIS domain-containing protein, translating into MLDDSLLDTPEALAAADHRALLRGAAEAGARVRTAARHAAEAGVHDLQPDGRPRAILIAGPGAAATCVADLLGTLAGAACPVIRLTPTGVAPAAGALRWELPGWAGSVDLLLIATPDGSEPGLSVLAEQAYRRGCTVAAVAPADSPLTEAAGAVHGLFVPLATAPYEQDEPPQAAASDPGVLWALLTPLLALLDRIALLSAPPEELERVADRLDQVAERCGPAVATYSNPAKTLAAELADALPVVWTEGTSAGPAGRRFAAALAELAGRPALVAELPEALAEHNALLAGPLAASADPEDFFRDRVEEAPALHARVVLLRDRPIGGLTAAPTARELVLSHDTPISELEPEEGDALVTLAELIATTDFAAVYLALASGA
- a CDS encoding Trm112 family protein, giving the protein MPLEAGLLEILACPACHSPLEEQDTELICTGQDCGLAYPVRDGIPVLLVDEARRPA
- a CDS encoding phosphomannomutase/phosphoglucomutase, whose translation is MAADLSQIVKAYDVRGLVPDQWDESLAELFGAAFARVTGAEAIVVGHDMRPSSPALTRAFARGAAALGVHVTEIGLCSTDQLYYASGALDLPGAMFTASHNPAQYNGIKLCRAGAAPVGQDTGLTEIRELVARWTDSGAPTPAPTPGTITTADTLKDYAAHLRALVDLTSIRPLKVVVDAGNGMGGHTVPTVFDDLPLTLVPMYFELDGTFPNHEANPLDPANLVDLQKRVREESADLGLAFDGDADRCFVVDERGEPVPPSAITALVAARELVRNGGKGTIIHNLITSWSVPEVVKENGGTTVRTRVGHSFIKAEMARSGAIFGGEHSAHYYFKDFWNADTGMLAALHVLAALGGQDGPLSSLVAEYDRYTGSGEINSTVADQADRLAAIKAAYGDREDVTLDDLDGLTVTSTDWWFNVRPSNTEPLLRLNAEARDEPTMAKIRDEALAIIRA